Proteins encoded together in one Planctopirus ephydatiae window:
- a CDS encoding dual specificity protein phosphatase family protein yields the protein MKYGVLLAIVATSLVASAVLHGGWRWILLWQAISLGIVAAGYLHVGPAVFGKSSRGVLSPSAHLFLLPYLLSVWFLWHSLRLVKREPAFHQLTEGIFIGRRLLLHEFPSNINHVIDLTCEFNEPGISRSAAYHAFPILDGSVPAVDQLREWAMTVAKLSGNIYIHCAEGRGRTGLFSAALLLVSGHSKSPDDALRYVISRRPMVRLNRQQIAVLNALRDDK from the coding sequence ATGAAATACGGAGTTCTGCTTGCGATTGTCGCCACATCGCTCGTTGCGTCGGCTGTACTTCACGGAGGCTGGCGGTGGATCTTATTGTGGCAAGCAATTAGCCTCGGTATTGTCGCCGCAGGATATCTCCATGTTGGCCCAGCGGTCTTCGGCAAATCCTCGCGAGGAGTTCTCTCTCCGTCCGCCCATTTGTTTCTCTTACCCTATCTCCTTTCTGTCTGGTTCTTATGGCACTCACTACGTCTCGTAAAAAGAGAGCCAGCTTTTCACCAGCTCACGGAGGGAATATTTATCGGGCGTCGCCTGCTTTTGCACGAGTTTCCGAGCAATATCAATCACGTCATAGATCTTACATGTGAATTCAACGAGCCGGGTATCTCACGCTCCGCTGCTTATCACGCATTCCCAATCCTTGACGGTTCTGTTCCAGCAGTCGATCAATTGAGAGAGTGGGCGATGACCGTGGCCAAGCTGTCTGGAAACATTTACATTCACTGCGCCGAGGGGCGTGGCCGAACGGGGCTGTTTTCTGCCGCGCTCCTTCTGGTGAGTGGGCATTCAAAATCACCTGATGATGCTCTGCGGTACGTCATTTCCAGACGTCCCATGGTGCGACTGAATCGTCAACAAATCGCAGTCCTGAACGCTTTGCGGGATGATAAATAG
- a CDS encoding amidohydrolase family protein, giving the protein MTPHEAMNRCQQLMSHAWMVRTFIKHSPECEDFPELMGIVRSVFDLSRALETQIENPEKYLLMLRRKLSKFKASVRQFREDATRISDHTNFKMAVQSIEVVTSDLEAILKACPVGPQAPPPVSLPVRLPVGTGETPIRPVAGPVRPETGNQPDRVEVKPASLAPQPQQERQVIDVDWLFEPDVSTGSKAAASRFRIRDWKVVEGCRVIVEDGVVVEVTTQPKGAPKNGRAMLPRLVNAHTHLEFSTLEEPFPAQGEFAGWIRQVVASRQQQSVLPAVSIRRGIEESRQAGVGVIGEIATDGWLEILGETNSASWNAFGSAANSPQMVTNARDLQFVLFAEVLGFSQERQEQTLDRARKLAAGLRPADEKTVRFALSPHAPYTVPLDLLERVVDLSRSMGNVPVAMHLAESLEEIELLEHGSGPLATMLQDFGLWPSGVFGGRSIDDYLDRLQSVACGLIIHGNYLTSAQMDRLQNQPQLSVVWCPRTHAAFGHQPYPLQELMSRGINVALGTDSRASNPDLSLWKEIQFIGRIFPEMSSLQLLELATVNGFMALGYDLETSSECLIPAPMGSLPAWTLIQGEQSSPLSPQVLHKAQIISSG; this is encoded by the coding sequence ATGACGCCACACGAAGCCATGAACCGCTGTCAGCAACTGATGTCCCACGCGTGGATGGTGCGCACATTTATCAAGCACTCGCCCGAGTGCGAAGACTTTCCAGAACTGATGGGGATCGTCCGCAGTGTGTTTGATCTGTCTCGCGCCCTCGAGACTCAGATTGAGAACCCGGAAAAATATCTGCTGATGCTGCGACGCAAGCTGTCGAAGTTCAAGGCGAGTGTCAGACAGTTTCGAGAGGATGCGACCCGGATCAGTGATCATACGAACTTCAAGATGGCAGTGCAGTCGATTGAAGTCGTCACGAGTGACCTTGAGGCGATTCTGAAGGCTTGCCCGGTGGGGCCTCAGGCACCGCCCCCAGTGAGTTTACCCGTGCGTTTACCTGTAGGCACGGGTGAGACACCAATTCGACCTGTAGCTGGGCCAGTTCGACCTGAGACTGGGAATCAGCCAGATCGCGTGGAAGTAAAGCCTGCCAGCCTGGCGCCCCAGCCTCAACAAGAGCGGCAGGTCATCGATGTCGACTGGCTCTTTGAACCTGATGTCAGCACGGGAAGTAAAGCTGCCGCAAGTCGCTTTCGAATTCGTGATTGGAAGGTGGTCGAGGGGTGTCGGGTGATTGTGGAAGATGGCGTGGTGGTGGAAGTGACCACTCAGCCGAAAGGGGCACCTAAAAATGGTCGAGCCATGTTGCCCCGGCTGGTCAATGCCCATACCCATCTGGAGTTTTCCACGCTGGAAGAGCCATTTCCTGCCCAGGGAGAGTTTGCGGGCTGGATCCGCCAGGTGGTGGCAAGTCGGCAGCAGCAAAGCGTTCTGCCGGCTGTATCGATTCGGCGGGGGATCGAAGAATCGCGACAAGCTGGCGTGGGAGTCATTGGAGAGATTGCGACCGATGGCTGGCTGGAAATACTGGGAGAGACAAATAGTGCATCGTGGAATGCCTTCGGAAGCGCTGCGAATTCTCCGCAGATGGTCACGAATGCCAGGGATCTGCAGTTTGTGCTGTTTGCCGAAGTGCTGGGTTTTTCCCAAGAGAGGCAAGAGCAGACCTTGGATCGGGCACGAAAGCTGGCTGCGGGATTAAGGCCGGCCGACGAAAAGACAGTCAGGTTCGCTCTAAGTCCTCATGCGCCTTACACCGTCCCTTTGGATCTGCTGGAGCGGGTGGTCGATTTGAGTCGGTCGATGGGAAATGTCCCTGTGGCAATGCATTTGGCCGAAAGTCTGGAGGAGATTGAGCTTCTGGAACATGGGTCCGGCCCCCTGGCCACCATGCTGCAAGATTTCGGACTGTGGCCATCTGGAGTCTTTGGCGGACGCTCGATCGATGATTATCTCGATCGACTGCAGTCAGTTGCTTGCGGATTGATCATTCATGGAAACTATCTGACTTCGGCCCAGATGGATCGGCTCCAGAATCAGCCGCAGCTATCGGTGGTGTGGTGCCCGCGAACCCATGCGGCTTTTGGGCATCAACCCTATCCACTGCAGGAATTGATGAGTCGCGGCATCAATGTGGCTCTCGGAACTGATAGCAGAGCGTCCAATCCTGATTTGAGCCTGTGGAAAGAGATTCAGTTCATTGGCAGGATATTCCCGGAGATGTCGAGTCTGCAATTGCTGGAACTTGCAACTGTGAATGGATTTATGGCTCTCGGATACGATCTGGAGACCTCTTCAGAATGTCTCATCCCGGCTCCGATGGGCAGCCTTCCTGCGTGGACTTTGATCCAGGGGGAGCAATCTTCTCCACTGAGTCCGCAGGTACTTCACAAAGCGCAGATCATCTCTTCGGGGTGA
- the trpA gene encoding tryptophan synthase subunit alpha, protein MSESPITKALSARRLAGEMSFIPFIAAGDPDLPSTIRLIQTLSTAGADLIEIGFPYSDPIADGPVIQSSYTRALGKHLKLTDLFATIEQASKTISTPLVGMVSFAIIFRAGTRSFLESAKKAGFAGLIVPDLPGDEATEFAVLTKEFGIDLIQLVAPTTPAARMDKILATASGFIYCIAVAGTTGVRDAAAHEIEAGLKLLREKTQLPLCVGFGVSQAAQIEALRGKADGAIVGSAIVRHLDGAETPAGFEKSLTSIQQFAEQLAAAAHHS, encoded by the coding sequence ATGTCCGAATCACCAATCACCAAAGCACTTTCCGCCCGGCGTCTTGCGGGAGAAATGTCTTTCATTCCGTTCATTGCCGCTGGGGATCCCGATCTCCCCTCGACCATCCGGCTGATTCAGACACTCTCAACTGCCGGAGCCGATCTCATTGAAATCGGGTTCCCGTATAGCGACCCGATTGCCGATGGCCCGGTGATTCAATCGTCTTATACTCGAGCATTAGGGAAGCATCTCAAACTGACCGATCTGTTCGCGACCATCGAGCAGGCTTCGAAAACAATTTCGACACCCCTCGTGGGGATGGTGTCGTTTGCCATCATCTTCCGCGCAGGCACCAGGTCCTTTCTGGAATCCGCGAAGAAGGCTGGCTTTGCCGGTTTGATTGTTCCCGATCTCCCCGGGGATGAAGCCACAGAGTTTGCTGTACTCACGAAAGAGTTCGGCATTGATCTGATTCAACTGGTCGCTCCCACGACACCCGCAGCCCGGATGGACAAGATTCTGGCAACAGCCTCGGGGTTCATTTACTGCATAGCCGTCGCTGGCACGACGGGCGTGCGCGATGCCGCCGCCCACGAGATCGAGGCTGGACTTAAGCTCCTGCGTGAAAAGACGCAGCTTCCCTTGTGCGTGGGCTTTGGTGTCAGCCAGGCGGCCCAGATTGAAGCCCTTCGCGGGAAAGCCGACGGTGCGATTGTAGGTTCTGCCATTGTGAGGCATCTGGACGGTGCCGAAACTCCCGCAGGCTTTGAAAAGTCATTGACTTCGATCCAACAGTTCGCCGAGCAACTCGCCGCCGCCGCTCATCACTCGTGA